A genomic region of Pontibaca methylaminivorans contains the following coding sequences:
- a CDS encoding RidA family protein, translating into MTIEKRLAELGINLPEAAAPAANYVPFVRDGDTLYVAGQISADENGLIKGKLGAGMDVEAGAAAARRCAISLLAQVKAACGGDLDRLVQVVKLTGFVNSTDDFTDQPKVINGASDLMVEVLGDAGRHARSAVSSPSLPLGVAVEIDGIFRIR; encoded by the coding sequence ATGACGATCGAAAAAAGACTGGCCGAGCTTGGCATCAACCTTCCCGAGGCCGCCGCGCCGGCAGCGAATTACGTGCCTTTCGTACGCGATGGCGACACGCTCTATGTCGCCGGTCAGATTTCCGCCGATGAAAACGGGTTGATCAAGGGCAAGCTCGGCGCCGGCATGGATGTCGAGGCGGGCGCCGCCGCCGCGCGGCGCTGTGCGATCAGCCTGCTGGCGCAGGTCAAGGCGGCCTGCGGCGGCGATCTCGACCGGCTGGTGCAGGTGGTCAAGCTGACGGGTTTTGTCAACTCGACCGATGATTTCACCGATCAGCCAAAGGTCATCAACGGCGCATCCGACCTCATGGTCGAGGTGCTGGGCGATGCGGGCCGGCACGCCCGCTCGGCGGTCTCCTCGCCCAGCCTGCCGCTTGGCGTCGCGGTCGAGATCGACGGGATCTTCCGCATCAGATGA
- a CDS encoding 4a-hydroxytetrahydrobiopterin dehydratase, which produces MSERLSEETRETLLAPLLENGWELDSERDALRKTFKFGNFVDAFGWMTRAAIWAEKWNHHPEWSNVYNRVDVVLTTHDAGGLSALDAKLARKMDGLAE; this is translated from the coding sequence ATGAGCGAACGGCTGTCCGAGGAAACGCGCGAAACGCTTCTTGCCCCGCTGCTGGAAAACGGCTGGGAACTGGATAGCGAGCGCGACGCGCTGCGCAAGACCTTCAAGTTCGGGAATTTCGTCGATGCCTTCGGCTGGATGACCCGTGCCGCCATCTGGGCCGAGAAATGGAATCACCACCCGGAATGGAGCAATGTCTACAACCGTGTCGATGTGGTGCTGACCACCCATGACGCCGGCGGGCTGAGCGCGCTGGACGCGAAACTCGCGCGCAAGATGGACGGGCTGGCGGAGTGA
- a CDS encoding peroxiredoxin codes for MTISKGDTLPDATLLRFGEDGPEPVQLGERLRGRKVVIFAVPGAFTPTCHLSHLPSFVKNRDQFDARGVDEVICIAVNDPFVMNAWDEASGAGKARITMLADPESEFTTAIGMNFDAAALGLLARSQRYAMVVEDGTVTLLQKEDDPSVCDVSGGKALLDAM; via the coding sequence ATGACCATCTCGAAGGGCGACACATTGCCGGACGCAACCCTGCTGCGGTTCGGAGAAGACGGGCCCGAACCGGTGCAGCTCGGCGAGCGGCTCAGGGGGCGCAAGGTGGTGATCTTTGCCGTTCCGGGCGCCTTTACCCCGACCTGCCACCTGTCCCACCTGCCGAGTTTCGTGAAGAACCGCGACCAGTTCGACGCCAGAGGTGTTGACGAAGTGATCTGCATCGCCGTCAACGACCCGTTCGTGATGAATGCATGGGACGAGGCGAGCGGCGCGGGCAAGGCGCGGATCACCATGCTGGCCGACCCGGAAAGCGAATTTACCACCGCCATCGGGATGAATTTCGATGCCGCCGCGCTCGGCCTGCTCGCGCGTTCGCAGCGTTACGCCATGGTGGTCGAGGACGGAACGGTGACGCTCCTGCAGAAAGAGGACGACCCATCCGTCTGCGACGTGTCCGGCGGCAAGGCGCTGCTCGACGCGATGTAA
- a CDS encoding HlyD family type I secretion periplasmic adaptor subunit: MPDAALAVRRPLVLGLVALALLVFGAGGWAVAGRIAGAVVAEGRIEVEQNRHAVQHPEGGAVAEVLVREGDLVAAGTPLLRLDAAEQRSQLSLVEDQARELAARRARLLAERDGLGTPDFDAALIAAGADHPSVADLIEGQRALFAARRAGLRRETEQMAKRQGQIRDQIRGIRAQRDSLHRQIALVRQELENQRLLLDKGLAQAVAVLRLERTEAEMDGRLGELAAALAQAEGRITEIGIERLKLVTARREEAIAQLRDLTFTEREAAEQARALRERIARMEIRAPVAGRVHGMQLAAVQTVIRPAEPILHIVPQDRPLVIMARIAPTRIDRIFPGQPAMLRFPALDAHHTPDLSGRVMRISADIFEDAQGGASFYRVELHLEDNERSAALLQAHPLLPGMPVEVHFRTGDHAPITYLVKPLTDYFVQALRES; encoded by the coding sequence ATGCCGGACGCCGCCCTCGCCGTTCGCCGGCCGCTCGTCCTTGGCCTCGTGGCGCTGGCGCTGCTGGTGTTCGGGGCCGGCGGCTGGGCCGTTGCGGGGCGGATCGCCGGCGCGGTGGTGGCCGAGGGGCGCATCGAGGTCGAGCAGAACCGCCATGCCGTGCAGCACCCCGAGGGCGGCGCGGTGGCGGAGGTTCTGGTGCGGGAGGGCGACCTTGTCGCGGCCGGCACACCGCTGCTGCGGCTTGATGCCGCGGAACAGCGCTCGCAACTTTCGCTGGTCGAGGACCAGGCGCGGGAGCTTGCCGCGCGGCGCGCGCGGCTGTTGGCCGAACGTGACGGGCTCGGGACGCCGGACTTCGACGCGGCCCTGATCGCAGCCGGCGCCGATCACCCCTCTGTGGCCGATCTGATCGAGGGCCAGCGCGCCCTGTTTGCGGCGCGCCGGGCGGGCCTGCGCCGAGAGACCGAGCAGATGGCGAAACGCCAGGGCCAGATCCGCGACCAGATCCGCGGCATCCGGGCCCAGCGCGATTCGCTGCACCGCCAGATCGCGCTGGTCCGGCAGGAGCTCGAAAACCAGCGGCTGCTGCTGGACAAGGGGCTGGCGCAGGCGGTCGCGGTGCTTCGTCTCGAGCGCACGGAGGCCGAGATGGATGGCCGGCTCGGCGAACTGGCGGCGGCGCTGGCGCAGGCCGAAGGCCGCATCACCGAAATCGGCATCGAACGCCTGAAGCTCGTGACGGCACGGCGCGAGGAGGCGATCGCGCAGCTGCGCGACCTCACGTTCACCGAACGCGAGGCCGCCGAGCAGGCCCGTGCCCTGCGCGAGCGGATCGCGCGGATGGAGATCCGCGCGCCGGTCGCGGGCCGGGTGCACGGGATGCAGCTTGCGGCGGTGCAGACCGTGATCCGTCCGGCCGAGCCGATCCTCCATATCGTTCCGCAGGACCGTCCGCTGGTGATCATGGCGCGCATCGCACCGACGCGGATCGACCGGATCTTTCCGGGCCAGCCGGCCATGCTGCGCTTTCCGGCGTTGGATGCGCATCACACGCCCGATCTTTCGGGGCGCGTGATGCGCATTTCCGCCGACATATTCGAGGACGCACAGGGCGGGGCGAGCTTTTACCGCGTCGAGCTGCATCTCGAGGACAATGAGCGGAGCGCGGCGCTGCTGCAGGCGCATCCGCTGCTGCCCGGCATGCCGGTCGAGGTGCATTTCCGCACCGGTGATCATGCGCCGATCACCTATCTGGTCAAGCCGCTGACCGATTATTTCGTCCAGGCCCTGCGCGAAAGCTGA
- a CDS encoding MlaA family lipoprotein: MTLKSRVSMILAAISAVLLVAGCSVPADSDRGGIHDPHETTNRGVHRFNVGLDRALFRPAGRAYTKVVPDPIEDSFNHFAHNISKPGDVVNFLLQGRVKEAGISLARFVVNTTVGFAGLADPATEFGIPAQSTDFGETLHVWGAKEGAYIELPVLGPSTERDAVGRVVDIFTNPLGYTDPIGDEHIRVYTYALDSLSKRGRYSSTVDSVLYESADSYAAARSVYLQNRRYKLEGTGEDSYIDPYDDPYENFDADTGSTIDPYEDPYAD; encoded by the coding sequence ATGACCTTGAAATCGCGTGTCTCGATGATCCTTGCCGCCATCAGCGCCGTTCTGCTCGTCGCTGGCTGTTCGGTGCCCGCCGATTCCGATCGGGGGGGAATCCACGATCCGCATGAAACCACCAACCGCGGCGTCCACCGGTTCAACGTGGGGCTCGACCGGGCCCTGTTCCGCCCCGCGGGCCGTGCCTATACCAAGGTCGTTCCCGACCCGATCGAAGACAGCTTCAACCACTTCGCCCACAACATCTCGAAACCCGGGGACGTGGTGAACTTCCTGCTTCAGGGCCGGGTCAAGGAGGCGGGGATCTCGCTCGCGCGGTTCGTGGTCAACACCACCGTCGGCTTTGCCGGGCTCGCCGATCCCGCCACCGAATTCGGCATACCCGCGCAGAGCACCGATTTCGGCGAGACGCTCCATGTCTGGGGCGCCAAGGAGGGCGCCTATATCGAACTTCCCGTGCTCGGGCCCTCGACCGAGCGCGATGCGGTCGGGCGGGTCGTCGACATATTCACCAACCCGCTCGGCTATACCGATCCGATCGGCGACGAACATATCCGCGTCTATACCTATGCGCTCGACAGCCTGAGCAAGCGGGGGCGCTACTCCAGCACGGTCGATTCGGTGCTTTACGAAAGCGCCGACAGCTATGCCGCCGCGCGGTCGGTCTATCTGCAGAATCGCCGCTACAAGCTGGAAGGCACGGGGGAGGACTCCTATATCGACCCCTACGACGACCCTTACGAGAACTTCGACGCCGATACCGGCAGCACCATCGACCCATATGAGGATCCTTATGCCGATTGA
- a CDS encoding transglycosylase domain-containing protein — translation MSNRSGKKPPLVADRRATGRKPAAGTTRRQPRRKTSSRRQGWFGFLKPGAPKPKKRSAGGGRGGGGPRSFIGGLLSFIAQVIWRLTWRVGVLLVVAIAIAVGYYYSTLPEVNRLLDGRARGSVTLLDDRGDVFAWRGDQFGGVVTTETVSPYLKNAIVATEDRRFYRHFGVSPRGIASAIRINLSEGRGALSGHGGSTLTQQTAKLLCFGKAFDATGGMTEREYESECRRSTIWRKIDEAIYAMAMEARYSKDQILTIYMNRAFLGAGARGFEAAAQRYFGKSASDVSPAEAAMLAGLLVAPSHFAPTNDLARAQRRANVIVGLMEQQGYLTAAEASEAREHPAQLSQAASDRAGGYFADWVMASGPEYFTRNTTEDVIIRTTLDRRVQKAAEAAMQHVFETKVREGSKAEAAIVVMSADGAVRAMVGGRETRVAGAFNRATQALRQTGSAFKPFVYAAALDLGHSPLATVVDEPYCLNIPGSGRWCPDNYTRNHYGRVTLTHALKDSLNVPAVKVSEDVGRDLVRKVATGFGIRSSLADGPALALGTSESTLVEMTGAFAGILNGGSAVMPYGVEELRLLGDDTPLMGKEGGIGKRVISEDAAEQLIWMMEKVISDGSGRRAAIPGWQAAGKTGTTQSARDAWFIGFTADYVAGVWMGNDDNKPLTGVTGGGLPAEIWRETMVRVHDGLEPRPLPMRAPPQPEPQYQQQYPQPGQPQAAAPERRGGGGLGQVVDQVLRDIFGG, via the coding sequence ATGAGCAACAGATCGGGAAAGAAACCGCCTCTCGTGGCTGACCGGCGCGCGACGGGGCGCAAACCGGCGGCGGGCACCACCCGCAGGCAGCCCCGGCGCAAGACGTCGTCGCGCCGGCAGGGGTGGTTCGGCTTTCTGAAACCAGGCGCGCCGAAGCCGAAGAAACGCAGCGCCGGCGGCGGCAGGGGCGGTGGTGGCCCGCGCTCGTTCATCGGCGGGCTGCTGTCGTTCATTGCACAGGTGATCTGGCGCCTGACCTGGCGGGTCGGAGTCCTGCTCGTGGTCGCGATCGCGATCGCGGTCGGCTATTATTATTCCACCCTCCCCGAGGTGAACCGGTTGCTCGACGGGCGCGCGCGGGGGTCGGTGACGCTGCTTGACGACAGGGGCGATGTCTTTGCCTGGCGGGGCGATCAGTTCGGCGGCGTCGTGACCACCGAAACCGTGTCGCCCTATCTCAAGAACGCCATCGTCGCCACCGAGGACCGGCGTTTCTACCGGCATTTCGGCGTAAGCCCGCGCGGCATCGCCAGCGCGATCCGCATCAACCTCTCCGAGGGCCGCGGGGCGCTGTCGGGGCATGGCGGTTCGACCCTGACGCAGCAGACGGCAAAGCTTCTGTGTTTCGGCAAGGCCTTCGATGCCACCGGCGGGATGACCGAGCGCGAATACGAATCCGAATGCCGCCGCAGCACGATCTGGCGCAAGATCGACGAGGCGATCTATGCGATGGCGATGGAAGCGCGTTATTCCAAGGACCAGATCCTGACGATCTATATGAATCGCGCTTTCCTTGGCGCGGGTGCGCGCGGGTTCGAGGCGGCGGCGCAGCGGTATTTCGGCAAATCCGCCTCGGACGTGTCCCCGGCCGAGGCGGCCATGCTGGCGGGGCTCCTGGTGGCGCCGTCCCATTTCGCGCCGACGAACGACCTCGCACGGGCGCAGCGCCGGGCGAATGTGATCGTCGGGCTCATGGAGCAGCAGGGCTATCTGACCGCGGCCGAGGCCAGCGAGGCGCGCGAACATCCGGCACAGCTATCGCAGGCCGCCTCGGATCGCGCCGGGGGCTATTTCGCGGATTGGGTGATGGCCAGCGGGCCGGAGTATTTCACCCGCAACACCACCGAGGACGTGATCATCCGCACCACGCTCGACCGGCGCGTGCAGAAAGCCGCCGAGGCTGCGATGCAGCATGTGTTCGAAACCAAGGTGCGCGAAGGTTCCAAGGCCGAGGCGGCGATCGTGGTCATGTCGGCGGACGGTGCCGTGCGGGCCATGGTGGGCGGGCGCGAGACCCGCGTCGCGGGCGCCTTCAACCGCGCCACGCAGGCGCTGCGCCAGACCGGTTCGGCCTTCAAGCCCTTCGTCTATGCGGCGGCGCTGGATCTGGGACACTCGCCGCTCGCGACCGTGGTGGATGAACCCTATTGCCTGAACATTCCCGGTTCGGGGCGTTGGTGTCCCGACAACTACACGCGCAATCACTATGGCCGGGTGACGCTGACCCATGCGCTGAAGGATTCGCTCAACGTGCCGGCGGTCAAGGTCTCCGAGGACGTGGGGCGCGACCTCGTGCGCAAGGTTGCGACCGGGTTCGGCATCCGCAGCAGCCTTGCCGACGGGCCGGCGCTGGCGCTCGGCACCTCGGAAAGCACGCTGGTCGAAATGACCGGCGCCTTTGCCGGCATCCTGAACGGCGGCTCGGCGGTCATGCCCTACGGGGTTGAGGAACTGCGCCTGCTGGGGGATGACACGCCGCTCATGGGCAAGGAAGGCGGTATCGGCAAGCGCGTCATCAGCGAGGATGCCGCCGAACAGCTGATCTGGATGATGGAAAAGGTCATCAGCGACGGATCCGGGCGGCGCGCCGCGATTCCGGGCTGGCAGGCGGCGGGCAAGACCGGCACCACCCAGTCCGCCCGCGACGCCTGGTTCATCGGCTTTACCGCCGATTACGTCGCCGGGGTCTGGATGGGCAATGACGACAACAAGCCGCTCACCGGCGTGACCGGGGGCGGGCTGCCGGCCGAGATCTGGCGCGAAACCATGGTGCGGGTGCATGACGGGCTGGAGCCCCGGCCACTGCCCATGCGCGCTCCGCCCCAGCCCGAACCACAGTACCAGCAGCAATATCCCCAGCCCGGCCAGCCGCAGGCGGCAGCGCCCGAACGCCGTGGCGGTGGCGGGCTCGGGCAGGTGGTGGACCAGGTGCTGCGCGACATCTTCGGCGGCTAG
- a CDS encoding MlaC/ttg2D family ABC transporter substrate-binding protein, whose product MPIDLLPRRQFLISGAAAFAVAALGPLPALALTEAQARQLVDSAVADINRVIASGQSESAMMPEFERIFATYADVPVMARYALGADARAASPGQLQAFTQAFQRYIARKYGKRFRDFIGAQIVVNSARQIKNGYEVRGTAKLRGESPVEVVFLVSDRSGRNLFFNLFVEGVNLLLTERTEIGAMLDQQGGNIDNLIAALQRAG is encoded by the coding sequence ATGCCGATTGACCTGCTTCCCCGTCGCCAGTTTCTGATTTCCGGCGCGGCCGCCTTTGCGGTTGCCGCTCTCGGCCCGCTTCCCGCATTGGCCCTGACCGAGGCCCAGGCACGGCAACTGGTCGATTCGGCGGTGGCCGACATCAACCGCGTGATTGCCTCGGGGCAATCCGAATCCGCGATGATGCCGGAATTCGAACGTATCTTCGCCACCTATGCCGATGTGCCGGTGATGGCGCGCTATGCGCTCGGCGCCGATGCCCGCGCGGCCAGCCCCGGCCAACTGCAGGCCTTCACCCAGGCGTTCCAGCGATATATCGCGCGCAAATACGGGAAACGCTTCCGCGATTTCATCGGCGCACAGATCGTCGTGAACTCGGCCCGCCAGATCAAGAACGGCTACGAGGTGCGCGGCACCGCGAAGCTGCGCGGAGAATCGCCGGTCGAGGTCGTTTTCCTCGTGTCCGACCGCTCCGGGCGCAACCTGTTCTTCAACCTGTTCGTCGAGGGCGTGAACCTGCTTCTGACCGAGCGCACCGAGATCGGCGCCATGCTGGACCAGCAGGGCGGCAATATCGACAATCTGATCGCGGCGCTCCAGCGCGCGGGCTGA
- a CDS encoding glycerophosphodiester phosphodiesterase family protein, translating into MSPALPAVFLGRPIAHRGLHGSGRPENSRAAVSAAVAAGYGIEIDLQLSRDGVPLVFHDADLFRLTGRRGLVRDLEAAEAGAIPLAGGGAGTIPTLAGILGLVRGRVPLLIELKDQSGALAPGDGDGRMERAVVVALKGYSGPCAVMSFNPHSIARIRDLAPDLPRGLVTCAFRARNWPLPAARRAWLRAIRDFGPVGAGFLSHDARDLRRGRVQDLRRRGVPVLCWTIRSEAAEIRARRLADNITFEGYRPRLPGLNQGQPGPDEDTE; encoded by the coding sequence ATGAGCCCGGCGCTGCCGGCTGTCTTTCTCGGCCGGCCGATCGCCCATCGCGGTCTGCACGGCAGCGGCCGGCCGGAAAACAGCCGCGCCGCGGTGAGCGCCGCCGTGGCCGCCGGTTACGGCATCGAGATCGACCTGCAGCTTTCGCGCGATGGCGTGCCGCTCGTGTTTCACGACGCGGACCTGTTCCGCCTGACCGGCCGGCGGGGGCTGGTCCGCGATCTGGAGGCGGCCGAGGCCGGCGCCATTCCTCTTGCCGGTGGGGGCGCCGGGACGATTCCGACGCTTGCGGGAATCCTCGGCCTCGTCCGCGGGCGGGTGCCGCTGCTGATCGAACTGAAGGATCAGAGCGGCGCGCTCGCGCCCGGCGATGGCGACGGGCGGATGGAGCGCGCGGTGGTTGTGGCGCTTAAGGGGTATTCCGGGCCCTGCGCGGTCATGTCCTTCAACCCCCATTCCATCGCCCGGATCCGCGACCTTGCCCCGGATCTGCCGCGCGGGCTGGTGACCTGTGCGTTCCGGGCGCGCAACTGGCCGCTGCCGGCGGCACGGCGCGCCTGGCTGCGTGCGATCCGCGATTTCGGACCGGTGGGCGCGGGGTTCCTCAGCCATGACGCGCGTGACCTGCGGCGCGGGCGGGTGCAGGATCTGCGCCGCCGCGGTGTGCCGGTGCTCTGCTGGACGATCCGGTCCGAAGCTGCTGAAATCCGCGCCCGGCGCCTGGCGGACAACATCACCTTCGAGGGTTACCGCCCCCGCCTGCCGGGCTTGAACCAGGGGCAACCGGGCCCAGATGAAGACACGGAATGA
- a CDS encoding type I secretion system permease/ATPase — MTSCGGRDELRQALGRSRGLLRAVGLFSFFANLLMLAGPLYMLQVYDRVLSSRSEATLVALTLLLAFLCAIMALLDHARRRIMARIAARFQVALDRRVFAAALRRGDGTGPGPGELQLLQRAIESPLMTVAFDLPWTPLFLIAIALFHPWLGALGLLSGGILIALALLGHRALREPAAHVSIAAQRAERDAGEIAAEAETIRALGMGPALLGRWTGLRGQAQAAMLGASDLGGGFAAATRALRLFLQSAMLGLGAWLVLRGEVTGGVMVAASILLGRALAPVEMIAGQYPLLHGAVRAWHALAALLREEPAERPGLALPRPEARLEVSGLVVALPGTVAPLAGPLSFRAEPGQVIGAIGAAGAGKTALAQAISGAWRPREGAIRLGGAALDPAHANGVGRLVGCLPQRVRLFEGTIAENIAGFDPGIKDGAVVAAADQAGVHEMILGLPAGYDTRLGAGGRGLSLGQMQRIALARAICGDPALVVLDAPDAHLDGEGLAGVVRAIRLACARGGAVLLMTHNRALIGECDLVLMLEAGRQKAFGPRESLIPRPAARRPAAAGA; from the coding sequence ATGACCTCATGCGGGGGACGGGACGAACTGCGCCAGGCCCTCGGCCGGAGCCGGGGCCTGTTGCGCGCGGTCGGCCTGTTCAGCTTCTTCGCCAATCTGCTCATGCTGGCGGGGCCGCTTTACATGCTGCAGGTCTATGACCGGGTGCTGAGCAGCCGGTCGGAGGCGACGCTGGTCGCGCTCACCCTGCTGCTCGCGTTTCTCTGCGCCATCATGGCGCTGCTCGACCATGCAAGGCGACGGATCATGGCCCGTATCGCCGCGCGGTTCCAGGTTGCGCTGGACCGGCGGGTCTTTGCGGCGGCGCTGCGCCGCGGTGACGGGACCGGCCCCGGCCCGGGCGAGCTGCAGCTGCTGCAGCGCGCCATCGAATCGCCGCTGATGACGGTCGCCTTCGATCTGCCCTGGACGCCGCTTTTTCTGATCGCGATCGCGCTGTTTCATCCCTGGCTCGGGGCGCTCGGCCTGCTGAGCGGGGGGATCCTGATCGCGCTCGCCCTGCTCGGCCATCGCGCCCTGCGGGAACCGGCAGCGCATGTATCCATCGCCGCGCAACGCGCGGAACGGGATGCGGGGGAAATCGCCGCCGAGGCGGAAACGATCCGCGCGCTCGGCATGGGCCCGGCCCTGCTCGGGCGCTGGACCGGCCTGCGCGGGCAGGCGCAGGCGGCAATGCTCGGAGCCAGCGACCTGGGCGGCGGGTTCGCCGCCGCGACCCGTGCCCTGCGCCTGTTCCTGCAATCGGCGATGCTGGGGCTCGGGGCCTGGCTCGTGCTGCGGGGCGAGGTGACCGGGGGGGTGATGGTCGCCGCCTCGATCCTGCTCGGGCGGGCGCTCGCCCCGGTCGAGATGATCGCCGGGCAATACCCGCTTCTGCACGGCGCGGTGCGGGCGTGGCACGCGCTGGCGGCGCTGCTGCGGGAGGAGCCGGCCGAGCGGCCCGGCCTTGCGTTGCCGCGGCCCGAGGCGCGGCTCGAGGTCAGCGGGCTTGTGGTGGCGCTGCCCGGCACGGTCGCGCCGCTGGCCGGCCCGCTCTCTTTCCGCGCGGAGCCGGGGCAGGTGATCGGAGCGATCGGCGCCGCCGGCGCTGGAAAGACGGCTCTTGCGCAGGCGATCAGCGGTGCGTGGCGCCCGCGCGAGGGCGCGATCCGGCTTGGCGGCGCGGCACTCGATCCGGCCCATGCGAACGGGGTCGGGCGGCTGGTCGGCTGCCTGCCGCAGCGCGTGCGGTTGTTCGAGGGCACGATCGCGGAAAACATCGCCGGGTTCGATCCGGGCATCAAGGACGGTGCCGTCGTCGCTGCGGCGGATCAGGCCGGCGTGCACGAAATGATCCTGGGCCTTCCCGCCGGCTACGACACGCGCCTTGGCGCGGGCGGCAGGGGGTTGTCCCTTGGGCAGATGCAGCGGATCGCGCTCGCGCGGGCGATCTGTGGCGATCCGGCGCTCGTCGTTCTGGATGCGCCCGATGCGCATCTGGACGGCGAGGGGCTCGCCGGGGTGGTGCGCGCGATCCGCCTTGCCTGCGCCCGGGGCGGTGCCGTGCTGCTCATGACCCACAACCGGGCGCTGATCGGCGAATGCGACCTGGTCCTGATGCTGGAGGCCGGCCGGCAAAAGGCTTTCGGCCCGCGCGAATCGCTGATTCCGCGCCCGGCTGCGCGCCGGCCTGCCGCAGCGGGTGCCTGA
- a CDS encoding GNAT family N-acetyltransferase encodes MTNANQPDIEIRIIESLAEVPAGAWDACACPEARDGRPLDPFTTHRFLLALERSGSVGPGTGWHPRHLTLWLGGDLIACAPLYAKTHSQGEYIFDFGWADAYQRAGGSYYPKLQIAVPFTPATGRRFLVRPDHAEAGRAALIAAAVQLVDDNAFSSLHVTYCTAEEVTAGAAQGLLARQSQQYHWLNAGYGDFDGFLSALSSRKRKAIRRERAQAQGFGGTIHHFTGDDLRAEHWDAFWRFYQDTGARKWGRPYLTRAFFDEAQAALRDDILLVMARRDGEWIAGALNFIGRDTLYGRYWGCTEYHPALHFELCYYQAIEYAILTGLTRVEAGAQGEHKIARGYLPVHTHSLHWIRDPAFSAAVARYLEAEKEAIDEEIEILTDFGPFRKTMGEERQ; translated from the coding sequence ATGACGAACGCCAATCAGCCGGACATCGAGATTCGGATCATCGAATCGCTTGCCGAGGTTCCGGCCGGGGCCTGGGATGCCTGCGCCTGCCCCGAGGCGCGCGACGGCCGTCCGCTTGATCCGTTCACCACCCATCGTTTCCTGCTGGCGCTGGAGCGGTCGGGATCGGTCGGGCCGGGAACCGGCTGGCATCCGCGCCATCTGACGCTCTGGCTTGGCGGCGACCTGATCGCCTGCGCGCCGCTTTACGCAAAGACCCACAGTCAGGGCGAATATATATTCGATTTCGGCTGGGCCGACGCCTATCAGCGTGCGGGCGGGAGTTACTATCCCAAGCTTCAGATCGCCGTGCCCTTCACCCCGGCAACCGGGCGGCGCTTTCTCGTGCGTCCCGACCATGCGGAGGCAGGCCGCGCGGCGCTGATCGCGGCGGCGGTCCAACTGGTCGATGACAATGCGTTTTCGTCCCTGCATGTAACCTATTGCACCGCCGAAGAGGTCACCGCCGGCGCGGCGCAGGGCCTGCTTGCGCGCCAGTCGCAGCAGTATCACTGGCTCAACGCGGGTTACGGCGATTTCGATGGGTTCCTTTCCGCGCTTTCGTCGCGCAAGCGCAAGGCGATCCGCCGCGAGCGGGCGCAGGCGCAGGGATTTGGCGGCACGATTCACCATTTTACCGGCGATGACCTGCGGGCCGAGCACTGGGATGCCTTCTGGCGCTTCTATCAGGACACCGGAGCACGCAAATGGGGCCGACCCTATCTGACCCGGGCCTTCTTTGACGAGGCGCAGGCCGCGCTGCGTGACGACATCCTGCTGGTCATGGCGCGCCGGGATGGCGAATGGATCGCCGGAGCGTTGAATTTCATCGGCCGCGACACGCTTTACGGGCGCTACTGGGGCTGCACGGAATACCACCCCGCGCTGCATTTCGAGCTCTGCTATTACCAGGCCATCGAATACGCGATTCTGACGGGTCTGACACGGGTCGAGGCCGGCGCGCAGGGCGAACACAAGATCGCGCGCGGCTACCTCCCGGTGCACACCCACAGCCTGCACTGGATTCGCGATCCGGCTTTTTCCGCAGCGGTCGCGCGCTATCTGGAAGCAGAGAAGGAAGCCATCGACGAGGAGATCGAGATCCTGACCGATTTCGGCCCCTTCAGGAAAACCATGGGAGAGGAACGACAATGA